ggagatattaaaaaaaatttaaaaattccgCCGAATAGGTTTGATAGAAAATTCTGTAAATGTTTGTATGCACACCTCCATTTGGATGGATTCTTCCCTAACTGAAGAAATGGCTAGAAAATTTTCTGATGGCTATGAGCTTTTGTTAGATATCCATTTTCCCAAACAAAAGTAACTAAGTCAGGATTGAATTAGGCATATTTAACAGTATTGATAGATCCATATGAGAATACAGCCAACATAGTTTCACTGTCCTGCAATCTTAACAGAAAATAAACATTACATAGCATAGCTAACCACAGCAGTTGCTGTTCTGCTGAATTGGCTGCCCCTTCATTTGAACAGTTCCAGTTGACTTGTTTGCAGTTGGTTGGTTTCCCATTctgcaaaatataaaaaacattaaaagcaaagatattgaaaatttaatcatATGGATCAGAAAAAAAGGAGGCAAATTGAAATATTATAGGGATCTGTATCAAAACACTCCATCATCCTACAGAAATGCAAGAAACCTATGCAGCAGTGGAAAAAACACCACCATATGATATTTAAAATGACAGTTTCTCTATGGCTTCAATTACAACTATTTCATATCTATCAAAGAGTTTCAAAGATCATCTTATTGGTCTGATTTGCAATAACAAGATAGAGGGAACAACTATCTCCACTCTCTAACCCAAAAGTATAAGAGTAATGCTAggtaaaaaatgtttttcacaaTATCAGGATTTGAAATATTGCTGACTCCTCTTTTCAGGGTTGTTCAAAATTAGTTTGCCAGTAAGATATTTATACACGtgttttaaattaatattttaaaatggaaGTGATCAAGATATTATTAGAAATATCAGGGATTTTTCATGTTTCTGATTCAGAATTCTGgtaaaaaatatcatatcatCTAAAATAGGGGAAATAGGAAGACTAGAGGTTTTACTTCTTCTTGATCTCGCCAGCCATGGTTAAGAAAGCTTGCTCCACATTAATCGAGTCTTTAGCACTTGTCTCAAGGAAAGGGATTCCGAGCTCATCTGCGAACGCCTGCATTTCATTTAGGCACAGGGGAGAGAAAGAAGTTAAATGCAAATATGcagcaagaaaaagaataataccCTTGATTTCCTGTGTTTCCTCCAATATATTATACTTTGTGCAGAACTGGGCGCATCTGCCACTAAATTGCAATATGTAAACCAATGAACATACCATTTCTGGTTATAACTCAAATCACACAGGTCATGAATTACCATGTTACTTGTCTGTGCTTCTTGGATACACATGCGCGCACACAAATTCGTGTCCAAGTTTCTCATAAAATGTTGTGTTTCCGTGTCCAAATTGTGACTTCTTTTTGGCTATAGACCCTACACACCCTTTTTGAATAGGGAGGAATTCTTCTCCTACCCACCACTCTTCCTTGTGTTGTGTCCcatgcacacacatatatacacacatacacgtGTGCACATGCAAGTTAGTTTTATCAAGGGCTTATAAGGAACAAGTTTCTTGCATTTGTATGCGGAGATCCCAATTTGGCTTATAAACACTGGATGTGTGCTTGGTAAGCAGAAACTGaccaaaaaaataacacaattcATACTATCTTAACTTAATAGTAAGAGTTAAGGCAGTTGATCTATACCTTGGCTGTTTGAGTGTCCACAACCTTGTTCTCAACCAAATCACACTTATTACCAACTAGAAGCTTGCACACACTATCATTTGCATATCTATCAATTTCATTCAACCACTGCTTGACGTTGTTGAAACTCTCCATCTCAGTAACATCATAGACAATCTGTCACAGTCCAATAAATGTAAGATTTCTCAGGCAGGTACAATGATATTAATGataattacaaagaaaaactACGCTAACTAAATAAACAACCTTCTGCTGCCTTTTGAACCAGGATACTTAAGTGCCCTAAATAGTGCTGAGGTTTGAAAATGTTACAAAATCAAGGTTTCCAATATCGCAAGTTGCTCATAATTATATATACTGGGTTCGAACACCCCATCCCCCCCAACCCAAGTGCCAACgaaaaaggggaaaataaaAGAGTCCAACTTTATAAAATGCTTTGCttcagagaaaaaaagaaaaaggaggagtGTCAGTAAAGCGTCAACAAAATGTGCAAAAACAAGCATGGTATTAACAGGTAACATGAGAAACGCTAAAAGATGATTAATCAATTACTCAGTACTTAAAAACAAATATCATACAGTCTATTTAATTAAACTAACTAAGCCTTAGTCCTTCCATTTATGCAACTCAGCCCTAGATGACCCTATCTAGGACTGTATGTTCATTTATCTGCACTTGAGAGTGGttatgcaaaaagaaaatggCACTGAAGCACGATATAGGCTTAGTTAATATGATATTTAATCATTTGCGAAGGAGAACAAATAAACAAGAACATCCAAGACACTGTCTAAAGTGCCTAAGGCTATAAAGATCAAATGTAGATTCAGCAATTATGtacaataataaaattacaataatattaAAACTGATAGATTCAGATACAGAGATGGACATGAATGCAACAACTAGCAAACAAGAATTCTGGCAATGGCCTCACATTTATCTGAAAATTACCATACAAGCTGCATGCAAGATCTATTGGAGCAAAGTTTCTCACACAAGAAGGCAAAAGGCAATAAATTCTTACAATTATCCCATGTGCTCCTCGGTAATAACTGCTTGTTATAGTCCTGAACCGCTCCTGTCCAGCAGTATCCCACTAAAAGTACAGGAAATGAAAAGGTAACATTAATTATACGTGGAACGAAGATTAAGCTTCATACAGACCATAAATCAATGCCTAGCTCTTGTTCAGAGATCTTGAATCCTTAACATAAAACGCCTGTCTACTAGTAAAAGTTTCACTGGGAAATTGGAATAGAGAAGTATGCAAGGCATGGCATTTCTATTGCTCCATTTATTCTGATAAGTGAGTTTTGGATCCAatggagggggagggggagatTCGAACTTGTGACCTTAGCTTCATGAGGTGCGGTCCCTAGCCAACCGTGTTTACCCCTGGTGTATATTGCTCCATATATCGTATgtaatattttttgagaaagtaaatGATTCAGGAGCATAAAAGCACAGGATCGGGTTTCTTATGTAATTTCCAGCTTCTTTTCAGATCATAACTTCTATTTTAGTGGGGGTATTTTAGAAATCTTGTAAAATCAGGCAAAAGCCAGTTTATGGtcttttaaattgataaatctTGACAAGCATTTTGGGACAAAGGTCTTACTATTGTTGATGTTGAAATGGGGTTAGCTTATTTATAGGTTTGATTAGGTACCAAG
This DNA window, taken from Quercus robur chromosome 2, dhQueRobu3.1, whole genome shotgun sequence, encodes the following:
- the LOC126716042 gene encoding ras-related protein RABD1; this encodes MSNEYDYLFKLLLIGDSSVGKSCLLLRFADDSYVDSYISTIGVDFKIRTVDLDGKTIKLQIWDTAGQERFRTITSSYYRGAHGIIIVYDVTEMESFNNVKQWLNEIDRYANDSVCKLLVGNKCDLVENKVVDTQTAKAFADELGIPFLETSAKDSINVEQAFLTMAGEIKKKMGNQPTANKSTGTVQMKGQPIQQNSNCCG